The Bacillota bacterium genome contains a region encoding:
- a CDS encoding S-layer homology domain-containing protein codes for MRKALVAALVLTFVLSIAATASAAVLTPASFPDVKGQACADAVAKLEALGVGKGIDGQWMPELPVNRAQFATFAVRIMGLERVAAYLKGATKFADVPADHWASGYINVAVAKKLVLGYPDGTFHPDETITFAQAATMLGRVVGYVDLPGDWPANYMIVASEKNLFSGVTFGAGDVVNRGDMAILLANALGATKVKPSADFPGVYDETSTALMKASFNLDLPATAILNANADVDASLTGQEVLLGSTKYTMPAGVNTAALLGHEVKFIADTTSYKVLYAEDVTAASNIVTGTLNGDAASTSFKIGDISYNLGAATVFVNKAKVSGDVYLALKNGMDVTAFLGADGTVRFVVGFAYDVSDAKVAAVDTTNKTITVGGTAYAVKANTTITKNGSPATLSDVQAGQIIYIACARGANGAVTTDALYVAVFDKTVSGTVTGVRVASDATYVKLGGTDYKVSAKAEGTLDGTNLDTNGNAGLQVDELSKLFSFAVTATLNKDGALRILAGSTVGTVGLYADKETTADGKTLVKVDVKGNIVKIEDARTSPTYPTLVGTPVLAKTNASGKLTDLETLVLVPGGASNITVDAVSSAARQLTAAGNVLSVSADAFFKKGTSYVALDGVKVGDKVSLYAETSAGAVLYGELFPVVVVAGNAYGKYLGYSVDESGAVTAYVDVKGSTVSYEVYLNQAPAVSVGDFVYGEVRSDGKIQNVGKFTVPDYDDAEILAINDDGSLTITGGVVISLANASLYDTDAAGKVAIQASALKVGDKVDVYKGTGADASKYVVVQRVALAP; via the coding sequence GTGAGAAAAGCCTTAGTGGCAGCCCTGGTACTTACCTTCGTACTCTCCATCGCTGCCACTGCCAGCGCGGCGGTGCTTACGCCGGCCAGCTTCCCCGATGTGAAGGGGCAGGCCTGCGCCGACGCCGTCGCCAAGCTGGAAGCCCTCGGCGTCGGCAAGGGCATCGACGGCCAGTGGATGCCTGAACTCCCCGTGAACCGGGCTCAGTTCGCCACTTTCGCGGTGCGCATCATGGGCCTGGAGCGTGTTGCGGCTTACCTGAAGGGCGCCACCAAGTTCGCCGATGTGCCAGCGGACCACTGGGCCAGCGGCTACATTAACGTAGCCGTGGCAAAGAAGCTGGTCCTCGGCTATCCGGACGGGACCTTCCACCCCGACGAGACCATCACGTTCGCCCAGGCGGCCACCATGCTGGGGCGTGTGGTGGGATACGTCGATCTGCCTGGGGACTGGCCGGCCAACTACATGATCGTGGCCAGTGAAAAGAACCTGTTCAGCGGGGTTACCTTCGGGGCCGGTGACGTCGTGAATCGCGGGGACATGGCCATTCTCCTGGCCAACGCCCTAGGCGCCACCAAGGTTAAGCCCTCGGCTGACTTCCCGGGCGTGTACGATGAGACCTCCACTGCCCTCATGAAGGCGTCCTTCAACCTTGACCTGCCGGCTACTGCCATTCTCAACGCCAACGCCGACGTCGACGCCTCGTTGACCGGGCAGGAGGTCCTGCTTGGGAGCACCAAGTACACCATGCCCGCGGGGGTTAACACCGCGGCGCTGCTCGGGCACGAGGTCAAGTTCATAGCCGACACCACCAGCTACAAGGTGCTCTATGCTGAAGATGTCACTGCAGCAAGCAACATCGTTACCGGAACGCTGAACGGCGATGCCGCTTCGACGTCCTTCAAGATCGGTGACATCTCGTACAATCTGGGCGCAGCGACCGTCTTCGTGAACAAGGCCAAGGTCAGTGGAGACGTCTACCTGGCCCTGAAGAACGGCATGGACGTCACGGCCTTCCTGGGTGCTGACGGCACGGTGCGCTTCGTGGTCGGCTTTGCGTACGACGTCAGCGACGCTAAAGTAGCTGCCGTCGACACCACGAACAAGACGATTACCGTTGGCGGCACGGCTTATGCAGTTAAGGCCAACACGACCATCACCAAGAACGGCAGTCCGGCCACCTTGAGTGACGTGCAGGCGGGGCAGATCATCTACATCGCCTGCGCCCGTGGCGCTAACGGTGCGGTCACCACAGACGCGCTTTACGTGGCCGTGTTCGACAAGACCGTATCCGGTACCGTAACCGGAGTTCGGGTGGCATCTGATGCGACATACGTGAAGCTGGGCGGCACCGACTACAAGGTGAGCGCCAAAGCTGAGGGTACACTCGACGGTACCAACCTGGACACGAACGGTAACGCCGGCCTGCAAGTCGACGAGCTGAGCAAGCTCTTTAGCTTCGCGGTGACTGCTACGCTTAACAAGGACGGAGCACTCAGAATCCTGGCCGGAAGCACCGTGGGAACGGTTGGGCTGTACGCCGATAAGGAAACCACTGCCGACGGTAAGACGCTCGTCAAGGTGGATGTCAAGGGCAACATCGTGAAGATCGAGGATGCCCGTACGAGCCCCACCTACCCGACACTCGTCGGGACGCCTGTCCTCGCCAAGACCAACGCGTCGGGCAAGCTGACCGATCTGGAGACGTTGGTGCTGGTACCCGGTGGTGCCAGCAACATAACCGTGGACGCGGTGAGCAGCGCTGCCCGGCAGTTGACCGCGGCCGGGAACGTGCTATCTGTCTCCGCGGACGCCTTCTTCAAGAAGGGAACGAGCTACGTCGCGCTGGACGGGGTCAAGGTAGGGGACAAGGTATCGCTGTATGCCGAGACCTCCGCCGGTGCGGTACTCTACGGTGAGTTGTTCCCGGTGGTGGTAGTGGCCGGGAATGCGTACGGCAAGTACCTCGGGTACTCCGTGGATGAGTCCGGTGCGGTCACTGCCTATGTGGACGTCAAGGGCAGCACGGTGAGCTACGAGGTGTACCTGAACCAGGCTCCGGCTGTCAGCGTGGGCGACTTCGTCTACGGTGAGGTCCGCAGCGATGGTAAGATCCAGAACGTCGGCAAGTTCACCGTGCCTGATTACGATGACGCAGAGATCCTGGCGATCAACGACGACGGTAGCCTCACCATCACGGGTGGGGTAGTTATCAGCCTGGCGAACGCCAGCCTGTACGACACCGACGCTGCTGGCAAGGTCGCGATTCAGGCCAGCGCCCTGAAGGTCGGCGACAAGGTCGACGTCTACAAGGGTACCGGTGCTGACGCCAGCAAGTACGTCGTGGTGCAGAGGGTGGCGCTCGCTCCGTAG
- a CDS encoding HlyD family efflux transporter periplasmic adaptor subunit, with product MAWLRRWQTWVAALLVLGAILGAWRWWQGRTAASSQQVPYRTVAVRRGPIEVSVQGTGTVRAASRKELRPRVNGRVVQVAVKEGERVSAGQLLLELSSENPQLQLEKARLSLQQARRDLEDLLRKRDSLAVRAPFRGRLATLPITEGQRVAEGSLIATIADDTRIQLVARFTRAQIDKIEAGQPAEVFLPDYTCTVPGKVTAVNRLGEAAGSGAVLYPVTIDIENPGGLTPGTTAQAYVETPAGKLSAVQTSTLSDPRPVEVRAAAPGTVAQVKARENDRVEGGQVLAVLASEDLDDQIESQRLRVEQAQLDVASLEDQVASTRVVAPIDGTVVDLPVAEGDEVSGNTVVAVVASYGQLEVVVPIDELDISSVSVGQQAVLTTEALRGQTFRGRVAAVAEEGRTQGGVGVFDVTVEVSDPGQLRAGMTVEVKVEVAAKQDALLVPVEAVQQRGREYIVWVPGGGGGGEPGTSSAGARERGATSLPGDRTAMPGGTRAGLPAGARTVPVQVGLVSPTVAEITAGLREGDQVLVLYAASAGGQGGNGSPWRPTGIPGAFPMAPGRQGSGTGPR from the coding sequence ATGGCGTGGCTGAGACGGTGGCAAACGTGGGTGGCGGCCCTCCTGGTGCTGGGCGCCATCCTGGGAGCGTGGCGCTGGTGGCAGGGGAGAACGGCCGCGTCCTCCCAGCAGGTGCCCTACCGCACCGTAGCCGTGCGGCGAGGACCCATAGAGGTCAGCGTCCAGGGCACGGGGACGGTACGCGCTGCCAGCCGGAAAGAGCTGCGGCCGAGAGTGAATGGCCGCGTGGTGCAGGTGGCGGTCAAAGAAGGGGAAAGGGTGAGCGCGGGACAGCTGCTGCTCGAACTGTCCAGCGAGAACCCGCAGTTGCAACTCGAGAAGGCCCGCCTGAGTCTGCAGCAGGCCCGGCGCGACCTGGAAGATCTCCTTCGCAAACGCGATTCCCTGGCGGTCAGGGCACCGTTCCGCGGCCGCCTGGCCACCCTCCCCATCACGGAGGGCCAACGGGTCGCGGAAGGCAGCCTCATCGCCACCATTGCCGATGACACGCGCATCCAGCTTGTGGCTCGCTTCACCCGGGCCCAGATCGACAAGATCGAGGCAGGGCAGCCGGCGGAAGTGTTCCTGCCCGACTATACCTGCACCGTGCCGGGCAAGGTGACCGCCGTCAACCGGCTGGGGGAGGCGGCCGGGTCCGGTGCGGTGCTCTATCCGGTGACTATCGACATCGAGAACCCCGGAGGCCTGACCCCCGGTACGACGGCCCAGGCTTACGTGGAAACCCCGGCGGGCAAGCTTTCCGCCGTGCAGACCTCGACCCTTTCTGACCCCCGTCCCGTGGAGGTGCGGGCGGCGGCCCCGGGTACGGTGGCTCAGGTCAAGGCCAGGGAAAACGACCGGGTGGAAGGCGGTCAGGTCCTGGCCGTGCTGGCCAGTGAGGACCTGGACGACCAGATCGAATCCCAGAGGTTGCGGGTCGAGCAGGCGCAACTGGACGTGGCTTCTCTGGAGGACCAGGTGGCTTCTACCAGGGTGGTGGCACCGATTGACGGCACCGTGGTCGACCTGCCCGTGGCAGAAGGCGATGAAGTCTCCGGTAACACGGTGGTGGCCGTGGTCGCCAGCTACGGGCAGCTCGAGGTCGTGGTACCCATCGACGAACTGGACATCTCCAGCGTCTCCGTGGGCCAGCAGGCGGTCCTTACCACCGAGGCCCTCCGGGGGCAGACCTTCCGGGGCAGGGTGGCCGCGGTGGCCGAGGAGGGGCGCACGCAGGGCGGTGTGGGGGTGTTCGACGTCACCGTTGAGGTGTCCGACCCCGGTCAGCTGCGTGCCGGCATGACGGTGGAAGTGAAGGTGGAGGTTGCGGCCAAGCAGGACGCACTCCTGGTCCCCGTGGAGGCGGTGCAGCAGCGGGGCCGCGAGTACATCGTGTGGGTGCCAGGCGGTGGGGGCGGCGGCGAGCCGGGCACATCCTCTGCGGGAGCCCGCGAGCGGGGGGCCACATCCCTTCCGGGAGACCGCACCGCCATGCCCGGGGGCACCAGGGCGGGGCTTCCCGCCGGCGCCCGTACCGTCCCGGTCCAGGTGGGCCTGGTGAGCCCGACCGTGGCGGAGATCACGGCCGGCCTGCGGGAGGGGGACCAGGTGCTCGTGCTCTACGCAGCCTCGGCTGGCGGGCAGGGCGGCAACGGGTCTCCCTGGAGGCCGACCGGCATACCCGGTGCTTTCCCCATGGCCCCCGGGCGCCAGGGCAGCGGCACGGGGCCGCGCTGA